One genomic segment of Sminthopsis crassicaudata isolate SCR6 chromosome 2, ASM4859323v1, whole genome shotgun sequence includes these proteins:
- the GTF3C2 gene encoding general transcription factor 3C polypeptide 2 — translation MLMDALGVSCVTLGGTSPMGETTITESPRKEVPDQLGPEAPASETQTACGDSSIMMPSISLGLEDPSSKESHPDSHQDQESVSKPEEQDAPSGIPGISKVKAPKTSRKKGVRTRRGPRKGGVGAKDDSPSTLQQGNPPPGTMEPSPLDPSGPPPPTVPKKRGRKSKAELLLMKLSKGLEQPEPPPPQSPSENPEAPPGARPRRRAARVALLYLQELAEELSSALPAPVSCPENPEVGGQAKRGQGRRRAAWHGEEEEDDPARDADFVLQAEIEEGGEESEAPSESSSDLELTALRGSGVRGAASGKQKPQCRGLAPNGLPNSIMAPVWKSLSLTKTLREQNHSHWEFPEWIPSALKWQLLSESEAASYLPQELRSPLFSVQREGLPEDSTLYRINRFSSLAPHPERWDVSFFTGGPLWALEWCPVPEGAVTSQYVALFCSPSMNETHSLSRPHEGPGLLQLWNLGTLQEESCPSNKAHLAYGIACDHGCIWDLKFCPSGGWELPNTSRKAPFLPRLGLLALACSDGKVLLLSLPHPEELLALQPQDALKPPIYKVQCVASLQVGSVQAGEPSECGQCFTLAWMPTRPHQHLAAGFYDGTIAIWNLPTTSLLQRVRLPDGSLKLYPFHCLPAHDQAVRCLQWCKANSNFLVSAGSDRKIKFWDLRRPYEPINCIKRFLSTELAWLLPYSGVTVAQDNCYASYGLCGIHYIDAGFLGFKAYFTAPRKGTVWSLSGSDWLGAVAAGDMSGELIAAVLPDMALNPMNVKRPAERRFPIYKADLLPYWEGSEEQDHHAASPLVPGPPKARTYAETVEHHYLLFRDTDLRGFQDLLQREPVLRMQEGEGRSQLCLDRLQLEAVHKVRFSPNLDTYGWLISGGQSGLVRVHCVRGLTSPLGHRMQLESRAHFSAMFRPPSPPQGPSFPSTNYHLLPNP, via the exons ATGCTGATGGATGCCCTTGGGGTCAGCTGTGTTACACTGGGAGGGACCAGTCCCATGGGGGAAACTACTATAACGGAGTCTCCTAGAAAAGAAGTACCTGACCAGCTTGGCCCTGAGGCCCCAGCATCTGAGACTCAGACAGCTTGTGGGGATAGTTCCATAATGATGCCTTCAATCTCTCTTGGACTCGAGGATCCGTCCAGTAAAGAAAGCCACCCAGATTCTCACCAAGACCAGGAAAGTGTTTCCAAACCAGAAGAGCAAG atgctCCTTCAGGGATTCCAGGGATCTCAAAGGTGAAGGCTCCAAAGACTAGCAGGAAGAAAGGTGTTCGGACTCGAAGAGGCCCAAGGAAGGGTGGAGTGGGAGCTAAGGATGACTCCCCGTCTACCTTACAACAAGGCAACCCTCCACCAGGGACCATGGAACCTAGTCCCTTGGATCCATCTGGCCCTCCTCCTCCTACTGTCCCTAAGAAGCGAGGTCGAAAGTCAAAAGCTGAGCTGCTGTTGATGAAATTATCAAAGGGGCTAGAGCAGCCTGAACCCCCACCTCCACAAAGTCCTTCTGAGAACCCTGAGGCTCCACCAGGGGCACGACCCCGCCGGCGGGCTGCTAGAGT GGCACTTCTGTACCTTCAGGAACTGGCTGAGGAGCTCTCCTCAGCACTGCCTGCCCCAGTCTCTTGTCCCGAAAACCCCGAGGTGGGTGGCCAAGCTAAACGGGGTCAGGGCCGTCGTCGAGCAGCCTGGCacggagaggaggaagaagacgaTCCGGCCCGGGACGCAGACTTCGTGCTGCAGGCTGAGAtcgaggaagggggagaggagagcgAAGCCCCGAGTGAGAGCTCCTCCGACCTGGAGCTCACCGCACTGCGGGGCAGTGGCGTTCGTGGGGCCGCCTCAGGG AAACAGAAACCACAATGCCGGGGACTGGCTCCCAATGGGCTTCCAAATTCTATCATGGCTCCTGTTTGGAAAAGCCTCAGCCTCACCAAGACCCT cCGAGAGCAAAACCATTCACACTGGGAGTTCCCTGAATGGATCCCTTCAGCCTTGAAGTGGCAGTTACTATCTGAAAG TGAAGCAGCATCATACTTGCCTCAGGAGTTGAGGTCTCCTCTTTTCTCTGTGCAACGGGAAGGTCTGCCTGAGGACAGCACTCTCTATAGGATAAATAG GTTTAGCTCACTAGCACCCCACCCAGAGCGATGGGATGTGTCCTTCTTCACAGGAGGACCACTCTGGGCACTAGAATGGTGCCCAGTACCTGAAGGTGCAGTTACTTCCCAGTACGTGGCACTATTCTGCAGTCCTAGCATGAATGAAACCCATTCACTGAGCCGGCCTCATGAAGGCCCTGGGCTTCTACAACTCTGGAACCTTGGAACACTGCAGGAAGAAAGCTG ccCAAGCAATAAAGCCCACCTTGCCTATGGCATTGCTTGTGATCACGGGTGCATCTGGGACCTCAAGTTCTGCCCTAGTGGAGGCTGGGAGTTGCCTAACACCTCAAGAAAG GCTCCTTTCCTGCCCCGGCTGGGTCTCCTGGCTCTGGCCTGTTCAGATGGGAAGGTGCTACTGCTTAGTCTACCCCACCCTGAAGAACTGCTGGCTCTTCAACCTCAAG ATGCTCTCAAGCCTCCAATCTATAAG GTACAGTGTGTGGCCTCTCTTCAAGTGGGCTCAGTACAAGCAGGGGAGCCCTCTGAGTGTGGTCAATGTTTCACCCTTGCCTGGATGCCAACTCGGCCCCATCAGCATCTGGCAGCTGGGTTTTATGATG GCACAATAGCAATCTGGAACCTACCCACTACATCATTATTGCAGCGTGTTCGACTCCCAGATGGCTCCTTGAAACTCTATCCCTTTCACTGCCTCCCAGCCCATGACCAAGCTGTGCGTTGCCTTCAGTGGTGCAAAGCTAATAG taactttctagTCTCTGCTGGAAGTGACCGGAAGATCAAATTCTGGGACTTAAGACGACCCTATGAACCTATCAACTGCATCAAACGTTTCTTAAGTACAGAGTTGGCGTGGCTGCTGCCTTACAGTGGAGTTACTGTGGCCCAGGACAACTGCTACGCCTC CTATGGGCTTTGTGGAATTCACTACATTGATGCTGGTTTCCTTGGTTTCAAGGCCTATTTTACAGCCCCTCGAAAAGGCACTGTCTGG AGTCTGTCAGGCTCAGACTGGCTTGGGGCAGTGGCTGCAGGAGACATGTCGGGGGAGCTCATTGCTGCTGTGCTACCTGACATGGCCCTCAACCCGATGAATGTCAAACGTCCAGCTGAGCGCAGATTT CCCATATACAAGGCAGATTTGCTGCCTTACTGGGAGGGTTCTGAAGAACAAGATCACCATGCTGCCTCACCTTTGGTCCCTGGACCTCCCAAGGCCAGAACGTATGCTGAAACAGTTGAGCATCACTACCTGCTCTTCAGAGACACAGACCTA CGTGGATTCCAAGATTTGCTTCAAAGGGAACCAGTACTTCGAATGCAAGAAGGAGAAGGACGCTCTCAGCTCTGTTTGGATAGGCTGCAGCTGGAAGCAGTTCACAAG gTACGTTTCAGCCCAAACTTGGATACCTATGGTTGGCTGATTTCTGGGGGCCAGTCAGGACTGGTGAGGGTACATTGTGTTCGTGGCCTTACCTCCCCCTTGGGCCACCGGATGCAGCTGGAGAGCAGAGCCCACTTCAGCGCCATGTTCCGGCCACCTTCCCCACCTCAAGGGCCCAGCTTTCCCTCAACCAACTACCACCTGCTGCCCAACCCATAG